Below is a window of Haloterrigena alkaliphila DNA.
GTATCGCTGTGAAACCCGTTACCGAACGTACGAAGCCGTGTTACAGGCGGGTGACGTTGGTGGCGCGGGGGCCCTTGGGGGCCTGTTCGATGTCGAATTCGATCTCTGTGCCTTCTTCGAGGTCCGGACCGCCAACGTCTTCCATGTGGAAGAAAACGTCCTCGTCCGCGTCGTCAGTCTCGAT
It encodes the following:
- a CDS encoding cold-shock protein; this encodes MAKGNVDFFNDTGGYGFIETDDADEDVFFHMEDVGGPDLEEGTEIEFDIEQAPKGPRATNVTRL